Proteins from a single region of Methanoculleus taiwanensis:
- a CDS encoding 2-oxoacid:ferredoxin oxidoreductase subunit gamma — protein sequence MRREIRFSGFGGQGIILSVVILGRAAALYDEKYAVQTQVYGPEARGGASMGQVVIDDDPILFPEVTEPDIFVIMSQQGFEKYGVHARKDAVMLVDSGLVHSRPGCRSCEIPATAEAKSTFKREIVANIIMIGALVAGTGVVSREAIEKAVLDSVPKGTEELNLKALKRGFELGEEACKL from the coding sequence ATGAGACGCGAGATCCGGTTCTCCGGTTTCGGCGGGCAGGGGATCATCCTCTCGGTCGTCATCCTCGGGCGGGCGGCGGCGCTCTACGACGAGAAATACGCCGTCCAGACGCAGGTCTACGGCCCTGAAGCCCGTGGCGGCGCGTCGATGGGGCAGGTCGTCATCGACGACGACCCGATCCTCTTCCCCGAGGTGACGGAGCCCGACATATTCGTCATCATGTCGCAGCAGGGGTTCGAGAAGTACGGTGTCCATGCCCGTAAGGATGCCGTCATGCTCGTCGATTCCGGCCTCGTCCACTCGCGCCCGGGATGCCGGAGCTGTGAGATACCGGCGACCGCAGAGGCAAAATCGACATTCAAACGCGAGATCGTCGCGAACATCATCATGATCGGCGCTCTCGTGGCGGGCACCGGCGTCGTGAGCAGGGAAGCTATCGAGAAAGCGGTGCTCGACAGCGTGCCGAAGGGCACGGAAGAACTCAATCTAAAAGCTCTCAAACGAGGATTCGAACTCGGCGAGGAGGCGTGTAAACTATGA
- a CDS encoding DNA integrity scanning protein DisA nucleotide-binding domain protein, whose product MNDETMLEAARQVAASVNAKAIVSFTEPREFASEVPVIWVQELQLDVLKDLTMHDILEVSERHMLDATVQIYLSRRFESGLVVGVFPYAIILYDIEEGKNFINLRDFSDIVPRDVLHAVLTLAMEIAIEGREGRAIGTAFIIGDPEEIFKHSHQAILNPYQGQPPSLRDVKDRDNWESVKEFAQLDGVFVIDTTGDIRAAGRYLDVTGRTVTLPGGLGGRHRATAFVTSEIPVVGITISESGGMVRVFRNGICKIAIRSDLRIKS is encoded by the coding sequence ATGAACGATGAGACGATGCTCGAGGCTGCCCGGCAGGTGGCGGCATCGGTGAACGCCAAGGCGATCGTCTCGTTCACCGAACCGAGGGAGTTCGCATCGGAGGTTCCCGTCATCTGGGTGCAGGAGCTCCAGCTCGACGTCCTCAAAGACCTCACCATGCACGATATCCTCGAGGTGAGCGAGCGGCACATGCTCGACGCCACCGTCCAGATCTACCTCTCGCGACGGTTCGAGAGCGGACTCGTCGTGGGGGTCTTCCCCTACGCCATCATCCTCTACGACATCGAGGAGGGGAAGAACTTCATCAACCTCAGGGACTTCTCCGATATCGTCCCAAGAGACGTCCTGCATGCCGTCCTGACCCTCGCCATGGAGATCGCCATCGAGGGGCGTGAAGGGCGTGCCATCGGCACGGCGTTCATCATCGGGGACCCCGAGGAGATCTTCAAGCACTCGCACCAGGCCATCCTGAATCCGTACCAGGGTCAGCCCCCCTCTCTCCGGGACGTCAAAGACCGGGATAACTGGGAGAGCGTCAAGGAGTTCGCCCAGCTCGACGGGGTCTTCGTCATCGATACGACCGGAGATATCCGGGCGGCGGGCCGGTACCTCGACGTCACGGGGAGGACGGTGACGCTCCCGGGAGGGCTCGGCGGGAGGCACCGGGCGACTGCATTCGTCACCAGCGAGATACCCGTCGTCGGCATAACGATCTCGGAGAGCGGCGGTATGGTGCGGGTATTTCGGAACGGCATCTGCAAGATAGCTATCCGCTCGGATCTCCGGATTAAAAGTTAG
- a CDS encoding histone family protein — MADLPIAAVVRIAKKNGAERVGSDAAAALVTKAEAYIAELTKEANRLAQHAGRKTIKAEDVDLAVKSA, encoded by the coding sequence ATGGCAGATCTACCCATTGCTGCGGTTGTACGTATCGCAAAGAAGAATGGCGCTGAGAGAGTCGGCAGCGATGCCGCTGCTGCACTCGTTACGAAGGCAGAGGCATACATCGCCGAGCTGACCAAGGAAGCCAACAGGCTCGCTCAGCACGCGGGACGCAAGACGATCAAGGCAGAAGATGTCGACCTCGCAGTTAAGTCTGCGTAA
- the sucD gene encoding succinate--CoA ligase subunit alpha has translation MIYGDKDLGVIVQNATGKQGAFHTDLMNAYARSVGGRGVVAGVAPGKGGREVHGVPVYNTVREALREHDATASVVFVPGGAAGDSIMEAAHAGLELVVAITEHIPVHDAMKAISYAKLHDCAVIGPNCPGLLSPGECKLGIMPAHLATRGSVGVVSRSGTLTYEVVDELTRAGIGQSTIVGIGGDPVIGQTFVDVLERFADDPETEAVVVIGEVGGNLEEEGVRSAELPVVTYIAGVSAPPEKRMGHAGAIIEGGEGDARSKVQRLCALGVPVASRPSEIPGLIRDLL, from the coding sequence ATGATCTACGGCGATAAAGATCTCGGCGTCATCGTCCAGAACGCCACCGGCAAACAGGGTGCGTTCCATACCGACCTGATGAACGCCTACGCACGCTCGGTCGGCGGGCGCGGGGTCGTCGCCGGGGTCGCTCCGGGCAAGGGCGGGCGCGAGGTTCACGGCGTCCCGGTCTACAATACGGTCAGGGAGGCTCTCCGCGAGCACGACGCGACCGCGAGTGTCGTCTTCGTCCCGGGCGGTGCCGCCGGCGACTCCATCATGGAGGCCGCCCATGCAGGTCTCGAACTCGTCGTCGCAATCACCGAGCATATCCCGGTGCACGATGCGATGAAGGCCATCTCCTACGCAAAACTCCATGACTGCGCGGTGATCGGGCCAAACTGCCCCGGCCTCCTCTCGCCCGGCGAGTGCAAGCTCGGGATTATGCCCGCCCACCTCGCCACACGCGGCTCTGTCGGCGTCGTCTCCCGGAGCGGGACGCTCACCTACGAGGTCGTCGACGAGCTGACCCGTGCAGGGATCGGGCAGAGCACGATCGTCGGGATCGGCGGCGATCCGGTCATCGGGCAGACGTTCGTGGACGTACTCGAACGCTTCGCCGACGACCCGGAGACAGAGGCCGTCGTCGTCATCGGCGAGGTCGGCGGCAACCTCGAGGAAGAGGGCGTCCGGTCGGCCGAACTTCCCGTCGTCACCTACATCGCCGGGGTGAGCGCTCCCCCCGAGAAGCGGATGGGGCATGCCGGCGCCATCATCGAAGGAGGCGAGGGCGACGCCCGGTCGAAGGTGCAGCGGCTCTGCGCGCTCGGCGTCCCGGTAGCATCCCGCCCATCGGAGATCCCGGGACTGATCCGTGACCTCCTATGA
- the mtxX gene encoding methanogenesis marker protein Mmp4/MtxX — protein MPVTVGIGALTDPAKVRESIRGAPAGVRMVCFGPPGLQAVLGDVCTVIESADPGSALVSALAAGEIDAAVRGTLPASSTLGALKKACGVDSLVRIALLETADGRLFFLAPVGVDEGWTVAQKIDLVERGRNLARRFGLPDSVAVLSGGRYGDIGRHPAVDRSLADAELVARLAGAEHTEILIEDAVRRFGVIVAPDGISGNLIFRTLTFLGAGIGHGAPVVNTDKIFVDTSRASPNYTKAILLAESLAK, from the coding sequence ATGCCGGTAACGGTCGGTATCGGGGCTCTGACAGATCCGGCGAAGGTTCGTGAGAGTATACGGGGAGCCCCTGCCGGGGTTCGGATGGTCTGCTTCGGCCCGCCGGGTCTGCAGGCAGTGCTCGGGGATGTCTGCACGGTGATAGAGAGCGCCGATCCGGGCAGTGCTCTCGTGTCGGCGCTGGCAGCAGGAGAGATCGATGCGGCAGTCCGCGGCACGCTTCCTGCATCGTCAACCCTCGGAGCCCTGAAGAAAGCCTGCGGGGTGGACAGCCTCGTTCGGATAGCACTCCTCGAGACCGCCGACGGCCGTCTCTTCTTTCTCGCACCGGTCGGGGTCGACGAGGGGTGGACGGTCGCCCAGAAGATCGACCTCGTCGAGCGTGGGCGAAATCTTGCCCGGAGGTTCGGCCTTCCGGACTCTGTGGCGGTGCTCTCCGGCGGCAGGTACGGCGATATCGGCCGTCACCCCGCCGTCGACCGGAGCCTTGCCGACGCCGAGCTCGTCGCCCGCCTCGCCGGTGCCGAGCATACCGAGATCCTGATCGAGGATGCCGTTCGCCGCTTCGGCGTTATAGTAGCACCCGACGGCATCTCCGGGAACCTGATCTTCCGTACCCTGACGTTTCTCGGAGCAGGCATCGGCCATGGAGCACCGGTGGTAAATACCGATAAAATATTCGTCGATACCTCGCGCGCCTCACCAAATTATACGAAAGCAATTCTACTCGCAGAATCGCTGGCAAAATAA
- a CDS encoding methionine adenosyltransferase, giving the protein MKRNISVEGLEQTPIEQQRIELVERKCLGHPDSLADGIAESISRALSAAYFEECGTVLHHNTDQGEIVAGESLPRFGGGVITKPIYVLLNGRATKTFDGANIPADTIAINAARNYIRTILPTLDMERDITVDSRMGMGSTDLRDVFRTCVTIPRANDTSFGVGHAPFSEAESVVRGVAAFIDEQLRPRYPVIGQDCKIMCLRDGDAITITLAIAFVDRYCASLNDYLDMKQLIKEQVESVAQGFTKRTVRVDVNTADDIANESIFLTVSGSSAEMGDDGSVGRGNRCNGLITPNRPMSMEATSGKNPINHIGKIYNLLATQIAQDCVTKVDGIEEMYVRLLSQIGHPIDQPHVASAQVITKPGTSMQAVAPEVEAIIDGWLANVTTITEKVIRGELKTF; this is encoded by the coding sequence ATGAAGAGGAATATCAGTGTAGAGGGACTCGAGCAGACCCCGATCGAACAGCAGCGGATTGAGCTTGTGGAGCGCAAATGTCTCGGCCACCCGGACAGCCTTGCCGACGGTATCGCCGAGTCGATCAGCCGCGCTCTCAGCGCAGCCTACTTCGAGGAATGTGGCACCGTCCTGCACCACAACACCGACCAGGGTGAGATCGTCGCGGGAGAATCGCTCCCGAGGTTCGGCGGCGGTGTAATCACAAAACCGATCTACGTTCTGCTGAACGGGAGGGCGACGAAGACCTTCGACGGTGCGAACATCCCCGCAGACACCATCGCCATCAATGCCGCCCGAAACTACATCCGGACGATCCTGCCGACCCTCGATATGGAGCGCGATATCACCGTCGACTCCCGCATGGGCATGGGCTCGACCGACCTCCGGGACGTCTTCCGGACCTGCGTCACCATCCCGCGGGCGAACGACACCTCGTTCGGCGTCGGGCATGCACCCTTCTCCGAGGCGGAGAGCGTCGTTCGGGGCGTCGCCGCCTTCATCGACGAGCAGCTCCGTCCCCGGTATCCGGTCATCGGCCAGGACTGCAAGATCATGTGCCTCCGCGACGGTGATGCGATCACCATCACCCTCGCCATCGCGTTCGTCGACCGCTACTGTGCAAGCCTGAACGACTACCTCGATATGAAACAGCTCATCAAGGAGCAGGTCGAGTCCGTCGCGCAGGGATTCACGAAACGGACCGTCCGCGTCGACGTGAACACCGCAGACGACATCGCAAACGAGAGCATCTTCCTCACCGTCTCCGGTTCCTCCGCCGAGATGGGCGACGACGGATCGGTCGGCCGGGGCAACCGGTGCAACGGCCTGATCACCCCGAACCGCCCGATGAGCATGGAGGCGACGAGCGGGAAGAACCCCATCAACCACATCGGCAAGATCTATAACCTCCTCGCGACCCAGATAGCGCAGGACTGCGTGACCAAGGTCGACGGTATCGAAGAGATGTACGTCCGCCTGCTCTCGCAGATCGGCCACCCCATCGATCAACCGCATGTTGCAAGCGCCCAGGTGATCACAAAACCGGGAACGAGCATGCAGGCCGTCGCCCCCGAGGTCGAGGCTATCATCGACGGGTGGCTCGCGAACGTCACCACCATCACCGAGAAGGTCATCAGGGGAGAACTCAAGACCTTCTAA
- a CDS encoding methanogenesis marker 2 protein, with product MVRDCSTDTVAKAVREYEGVTRKHDIGGMIKALRIEAPDVIASFGEDAAVIRHNTDDALLLAADGIWSRLMEADPFWAGYCAVLVNVHDIAAMGAKPVAMVDILSVTSERIRTEVTRGMVTASAQFGVPIVGGHLHPDTPYSVVDVAILGTARMDQLIFSHTAEEGDAVIAAIDLDGRIHPSCCLNWDSVTMKSSAEVRAQIELMQHLGAERLVTAGKDISNPGIIGTLGMLLEVSGKGAVVDLEAIPRPDLAALGIPFEQWVRMYPGMGFILTVRDEHVAEVCRRFSSVGMAAASIGRVDASRNLTVTYHGEKTEVFDLDRDGIMRIFADEDVCR from the coding sequence GTGGTAAGGGATTGCTCCACTGATACGGTAGCCAAAGCCGTCAGGGAATATGAAGGCGTAACAAGAAAGCACGATATCGGGGGAATGATCAAGGCACTCCGGATTGAAGCTCCCGACGTTATCGCTTCCTTCGGCGAAGATGCAGCCGTTATCAGGCACAACACCGATGATGCGCTGCTGCTTGCAGCTGATGGAATCTGGAGCCGGCTCATGGAAGCCGACCCGTTCTGGGCCGGGTATTGTGCGGTGCTGGTGAACGTTCACGATATCGCGGCAATGGGTGCGAAACCCGTTGCCATGGTGGATATCCTCTCCGTTACGAGCGAACGGATCCGCACCGAGGTGACGCGGGGCATGGTGACCGCATCCGCTCAGTTCGGCGTGCCGATCGTCGGCGGGCACCTGCACCCCGACACCCCGTACAGCGTCGTCGACGTGGCCATCCTCGGCACCGCCCGGATGGATCAGCTCATCTTCTCCCACACGGCGGAGGAGGGGGATGCGGTCATCGCTGCCATCGATCTCGACGGACGGATTCACCCGTCCTGCTGCCTGAACTGGGACTCGGTGACGATGAAGTCATCCGCGGAGGTTCGGGCGCAGATCGAGCTGATGCAGCACCTCGGTGCCGAACGGCTGGTGACCGCCGGCAAGGACATCAGCAATCCCGGCATCATCGGCACGCTCGGCATGCTGCTCGAGGTGAGCGGCAAGGGTGCGGTCGTCGATCTCGAGGCGATCCCAAGGCCCGATCTTGCGGCTCTCGGGATCCCCTTCGAGCAGTGGGTGCGGATGTATCCGGGCATGGGGTTCATCCTCACCGTCCGGGACGAGCATGTCGCCGAGGTCTGCCGGCGTTTTTCCTCCGTTGGTATGGCGGCCGCATCGATCGGCCGGGTCGACGCCAGCCGGAACCTCACCGTCACCTACCACGGCGAGAAGACGGAGGTCTTCGATCTCGACCGCGACGGTATCATGCGCATCTTCGCCGATGAGGATGTATGCCGGTAA
- a CDS encoding thiamine pyrophosphate-dependent enzyme — protein MNVEDWFRTDRLPHIYCTGCGNGTVINCTLAAVTGMGWKQDDTVFVSGIGCSSRAPGYIETDSLHTTHGRALAFATGVKMAKPDLNVVVFTGDGDLAAIGGNHFIHACRRNVDMTVVCMNNQIYGMTGGQGSPTTPMGAQSTTTPYGSAEPTFDLAELAVAAGANYVARWTAYHVKELTRAITAGLQTPGLSFIEVVTQCPTNYGRRNKQRKVSEMVEHMRSHALLVEKKRRLEAEGRAIPEGMFTVGELVRRSRPAMGVRR, from the coding sequence ATGAACGTCGAAGACTGGTTCAGAACCGATCGGCTCCCCCACATCTACTGCACGGGGTGCGGGAACGGCACGGTTATCAACTGCACCCTCGCCGCCGTCACCGGGATGGGATGGAAGCAGGACGACACCGTCTTCGTCTCCGGGATCGGCTGCTCCTCCCGGGCACCGGGCTACATCGAGACCGATTCGCTCCACACCACGCACGGCCGGGCGCTCGCGTTCGCCACCGGCGTGAAGATGGCAAAACCCGACCTGAACGTGGTCGTCTTCACCGGCGACGGCGACCTTGCCGCCATCGGCGGCAACCACTTCATCCACGCCTGCCGGAGGAACGTCGATATGACGGTCGTCTGCATGAACAACCAGATCTACGGGATGACCGGCGGGCAGGGAAGCCCCACCACCCCGATGGGAGCGCAGTCGACGACGACCCCCTACGGCTCCGCCGAACCGACCTTCGACCTTGCCGAACTCGCCGTCGCCGCCGGCGCAAACTACGTCGCCCGGTGGACGGCATATCACGTCAAGGAACTCACGCGGGCGATCACCGCCGGTCTGCAGACGCCGGGCCTCTCGTTCATCGAGGTGGTGACGCAGTGCCCGACGAACTACGGGCGGCGGAACAAGCAGAGGAAGGTCTCGGAGATGGTCGAGCATATGCGGTCGCACGCGCTCCTCGTCGAGAAGAAGAGAAGGCTCGAAGCAGAGGGGCGAGCTATCCCCGAGGGTATGTTCACGGTCGGCGAACTCGTCCGGCGCAGCAGGCCCGCGATGGGGGTGCGGCGATGA
- the hisB gene encoding imidazoleglycerol-phosphate dehydratase HisB has protein sequence MRRSEIHRRTRETDIAVSIDLDGSGACTVDTGIAFLDHMLGALGKHGRLDLEIKAVGDLAVDAHHTMEDIGIVLGSALAEAVGDGRGITRFADAAVPMDEALARVAIDIGGRGYLVFTGTFSPAGPGNIPGDLVEHFFYSLCTNAGITAHVSFYGRNDHHMCEAVFKAFGRALRAAVAIDPASTEIPSTKGTL, from the coding sequence ATGCGCCGTAGTGAGATCCACCGCAGAACACGCGAGACGGATATCGCCGTCTCGATCGATCTCGACGGCAGCGGAGCCTGCACCGTCGATACCGGGATCGCATTCCTCGATCATATGCTCGGAGCCCTCGGGAAACACGGCAGGCTTGACCTCGAGATCAAAGCCGTCGGCGACCTCGCCGTCGATGCTCACCACACCATGGAGGATATCGGCATCGTTCTTGGGAGTGCGCTCGCAGAAGCCGTCGGCGACGGGCGGGGGATCACGAGATTCGCGGATGCCGCCGTTCCGATGGACGAGGCGCTCGCCCGGGTGGCGATCGATATCGGGGGACGGGGCTACCTCGTCTTTACAGGCACATTCTCTCCCGCAGGCCCGGGGAACATTCCGGGAGACCTCGTCGAGCACTTCTTCTACAGCCTCTGCACCAACGCCGGTATCACCGCTCACGTGTCGTTTTACGGGCGAAACGACCATCACATGTGCGAAGCTGTCTTCAAGGCGTTCGGAAGGGCTCTACGAGCCGCTGTGGCCATCGACCCGGCAAGCACCGAGATTCCAAGTACGAAAGGGACGCTTTGA
- the hisG gene encoding ATP phosphoribosyltransferase, with amino-acid sequence MTPTTYTKEGRDEYTIRLAMPNKGRIAQPINELIEKSGLHMLDGGERRLITRTHDPHVEILFARPIDIPEYVANGVADIGITGKDMVMERNADVAELLDLQMGRATLVVAVPEESAVGSVGDLAGARVATEFPGITKSFFEQHGIKVSIVTVGGACEATPHLGIADAIVDLSSSGTTLKTNHLRVIDEILASSTILIANKNSMQEKREKIDELVLALESVIRAKGQCYLMMNVHRSAVEDVKNVLPGLGGPTVMDVASSDNVVAVHAVVREERVYQLINQLKRAGAKDILVMPIDRMIR; translated from the coding sequence ATGACCCCGACGACATACACGAAAGAAGGGCGGGATGAGTATACCATCCGCCTCGCCATGCCGAATAAAGGCAGGATTGCCCAGCCAATCAACGAGCTGATCGAGAAGAGCGGCCTGCATATGCTGGATGGGGGCGAACGAAGGCTCATCACCAGAACACACGATCCCCACGTGGAGATCCTCTTCGCCCGCCCGATCGATATCCCCGAGTATGTCGCAAACGGCGTCGCCGACATCGGGATCACCGGGAAGGATATGGTGATGGAGCGGAATGCCGACGTCGCCGAACTGCTCGACCTCCAAATGGGGCGGGCGACGCTCGTCGTCGCGGTGCCGGAGGAGTCGGCGGTGGGAAGCGTCGGCGATCTCGCCGGTGCCAGAGTCGCGACGGAGTTTCCCGGGATTACGAAGAGCTTTTTTGAGCAGCACGGCATCAAAGTCTCCATCGTCACCGTCGGCGGGGCATGCGAGGCGACGCCGCACCTCGGTATCGCCGACGCCATCGTCGACCTCTCGAGCTCGGGCACGACGCTTAAGACAAACCATCTTCGCGTCATCGACGAGATCCTCGCGAGCAGCACGATTCTCATCGCGAACAAGAACTCAATGCAGGAGAAGCGCGAGAAGATCGACGAGCTGGTTCTCGCCCTCGAGAGCGTGATCCGGGCGAAGGGGCAGTGCTACCTGATGATGAACGTTCACCGGAGCGCCGTCGAGGATGTCAAGAACGTCCTCCCGGGCCTCGGCGGCCCGACCGTGATGGACGTCGCATCGAGCGACAATGTCGTCGCCGTTCACGCCGTCGTCCGTGAAGAGCGGGTCTATCAGCTCATCAACCAGTTAAAACGGGCGGGCGCAAAAGACATATTAGTTATGCCGATAGACCGGATGATACGCTGA
- a CDS encoding succinate--CoA ligase subunit beta, with protein sequence MKLLEYEAKAVFSEYGIPVPKSVLIRTPDEVLPHLAALGDIVVLKAQVDVGGRGKAGGILKVNDAEAADTARDLFARTIKGLPVREILVEERLPITHEYYLSIAIDRSTKGPVILFADAGGVEIENAAREDESAVRKVTLPPLLREVPPFLMRELLGGAPKELAPVINRLYRVFMEKDAMLAEINPLVTTEKGVYAADAKLIIDDNALARQGITVNRDLSAREQEAERHGFSYVELEGSIGVIGNGAGLTMSTLDLIEYYQGSAANFLDVGGGADQERVRHAVQLVAGMPSVKVIVVNLLGGITRCDEVAKGIIAAGVAPTVIVRMAGTNEEEGKHLLAEHGYRMLESMDAAVKAAVEVSS encoded by the coding sequence ATGAAACTGCTGGAGTACGAGGCAAAAGCGGTATTCTCGGAGTACGGGATACCGGTTCCGAAGAGTGTGCTGATCAGGACGCCGGACGAGGTGCTCCCCCACCTTGCGGCGCTCGGAGATATCGTGGTGCTGAAAGCCCAGGTAGACGTCGGAGGACGCGGAAAAGCCGGCGGGATCCTGAAGGTGAACGATGCAGAAGCAGCCGATACGGCTCGCGACCTCTTCGCCCGGACGATTAAGGGACTCCCGGTTCGCGAGATCCTCGTTGAAGAACGCCTCCCCATCACCCACGAGTACTACCTCTCGATCGCCATCGACCGGTCCACAAAGGGGCCGGTGATCCTCTTCGCCGATGCCGGCGGGGTTGAGATCGAGAACGCCGCACGGGAAGACGAGAGCGCTGTCCGGAAGGTCACCCTGCCGCCGCTCCTCCGCGAGGTCCCGCCCTTCCTGATGCGGGAGCTCCTGGGCGGTGCGCCGAAGGAACTCGCACCGGTGATCAACCGGCTTTACCGCGTGTTTATGGAGAAGGATGCGATGCTCGCCGAGATCAATCCGCTCGTCACCACCGAAAAGGGCGTCTATGCGGCGGACGCGAAGCTGATCATCGACGACAATGCCCTCGCACGCCAGGGTATCACCGTCAACCGCGACCTCTCCGCACGGGAGCAGGAGGCGGAGCGGCACGGGTTCTCGTACGTGGAGCTCGAGGGGAGTATCGGAGTCATCGGCAACGGGGCGGGCCTCACGATGTCCACGCTCGACCTCATCGAGTACTACCAGGGCAGTGCCGCCAACTTCCTCGACGTCGGCGGCGGGGCGGACCAGGAACGGGTGCGCCACGCAGTGCAGCTCGTCGCCGGTATGCCGTCCGTCAAGGTGATCGTCGTCAATCTCCTCGGCGGGATCACCCGCTGCGACGAGGTGGCGAAGGGGATCATCGCCGCCGGGGTCGCCCCGACGGTGATCGTCCGGATGGCCGGGACGAACGAGGAGGAAGGAAAGCACCTCCTCGCGGAGCACGGCTACCGCATGCTCGAGAGCATGGACGCCGCCGTCAAGGCGGCCGTGGAGGTGTCGTCATGA
- the hisA gene encoding 1-(5-phosphoribosyl)-5-[(5-phosphoribosylamino)methylideneamino]imidazole-4-carboxamide isomerase, producing MEIYPAVDILDGRCVQLVQGKREQATVYGDPAAWAQKWLDEGADALHVINLDGAFGTATRNADLIRELIRETEVTVELGGGIRSVEDAAGWLAIGVARVILGTLAVRSPGAVRTIADEFGSDRVMAGVDARGGQVVIEGWEEAAGDYLTWAKTFETLGAGSLLFTNVDVEGLQQGIALEPVKRLIEATDLPVVASGGVSSAADVRALRDAGVSGAVLGSALYAGKITLPDALEAAHAP from the coding sequence ATGGAGATCTATCCGGCAGTCGATATCCTGGACGGGCGGTGCGTCCAGCTCGTGCAGGGGAAGCGGGAGCAGGCGACGGTCTACGGCGATCCTGCCGCCTGGGCGCAGAAGTGGCTCGATGAGGGCGCCGATGCTCTTCACGTCATCAACCTCGACGGGGCATTCGGAACGGCGACCAGAAACGCCGACCTGATCCGGGAGCTCATCCGGGAGACGGAGGTCACCGTCGAGCTCGGCGGGGGTATCCGGAGCGTCGAGGATGCCGCCGGGTGGCTCGCGATCGGCGTTGCACGGGTGATCCTCGGAACGCTTGCCGTCAGGAGTCCGGGAGCTGTCCGCACTATCGCCGACGAGTTCGGCAGCGACCGTGTGATGGCCGGGGTCGACGCCCGGGGAGGGCAGGTGGTCATCGAAGGCTGGGAAGAAGCCGCCGGCGACTACCTCACCTGGGCAAAGACCTTCGAGACGCTCGGTGCCGGGTCGCTCCTCTTCACCAACGTCGATGTCGAGGGGCTGCAGCAGGGGATCGCTCTCGAACCGGTGAAGAGACTTATTGAGGCAACAGACCTCCCCGTTGTGGCCTCGGGAGGCGTCTCGTCCGCTGCCGACGTCCGGGCGCTCCGGGACGCCGGAGTCTCCGGTGCCGTCCTCGGATCCGCTCTCTATGCAGGTAAGATCACGCTCCCGGATGCACTGGAGGCAGCACATGCGCCGTAG